In the genome of Strix aluco isolate bStrAlu1 unplaced genomic scaffold, bStrAlu1.hap1 HAP1_SCAFFOLD_39, whole genome shotgun sequence, one region contains:
- the LOC141919004 gene encoding LOW QUALITY PROTEIN: hydrocephalus-inducing protein-like (The sequence of the model RefSeq protein was modified relative to this genomic sequence to represent the inferred CDS: inserted 1 base in 1 codon) produces MPSPPAKDTGLRSQVCQLDLPKAAQVSGITLAMFCLRRPVLEGFPPRQMRAGSLGGIEEERGWVVPHHEGCPVGVLPVDLHCILLTHRFLVVVDMLKPENLESSSVLQGLEYIDVPGSAKKDYKLTFLSYKEAVFNAMVTFLNKVTKEYLFYMVTFKATASGPISTLEVTGAVGQRVSATVKVDNPLPVPVTFAVRCKVPDISVPPHFTVPAQSEDDLVFEYQPVKVGESTGCLVLRSSSLGSFYYNLHLKATMSGPEKPLYFCTTLGSSQTMTTKIMNYAQQKTNYHSRCSLLPFLELLLQTNCAGFLTKTIGVSPANPGGSEVSMDVTFEPCQLGEARATLQLSSLLGGEYSIPLLGLALPPSPXGPSPIQADDSTSIPFKNIFLQPMAFQYRVEHLAFTLRAPESLRSKQTTSLSISFEGGLTPGTAPVTRKMVVSCTGAGGVSWVYYLRGLPPHR; encoded by the exons ATGCCATCTCCACCGGCGAAAGACACGGGGCTGCGGTCACAGGTCTGCCAGCTGGACCTGCCCAAAGCTGCTCAG GTGTCTGGGATCACACTGGCCATGTTCTGCCTACGCAGACCCGTCCTGGAGGGCTTTCCTCCCAGGCAGATGAGAGCTGGCTCCCTCGGGGGCAttgaggaagagaggggctggGTTGTACCCCACCATGAGGGGTGTCCTGTGGGAGTCCTTCCTGTTGACCTTCACTGCATTCTTCTCACCCACAGGTTCCTCGTGGTGGTAGACATGCTCAAACCAGAAAACCTGGAAAGCAGTtctgtgctgcaggggctggaatACATTGATGTGCCAGGCTCTGCCAAGAAGGACTACAAGCTCACCTTCCTCTCCTACAAGGAAGCAGTCTTTAACGCAATG GTGACCTTCCTCAACAAGGTGACCAAGGAGTACTTGTTCTACATGGTGACTTTCAAGGCCACTGCTTCAGGACCCATCAGCACTCTTGAAGTGACCGGTGCTGTTGGGCAGAGAGTGTCTGCCACCGTCAAGGTGGACAACCCTCTGCCTGTCCCGGTGACGTTTGCTGTACGTTGCAAAGTGCCCGACATCAGTGTTCCCCCACATTTCACTGTTCCTGCGCAGTCAGAG GATGATCTTGTCTTTGAGTATCAGCCTGTGAAAGTGGGTGAGAGCACCGGGTGCCTGGTGCTCCGGAGCAGCAGCTTGGGCTCTTTCTATTACAATCTGCACCTGAAAGCCACCATGAGTGGGCCGGAGAAGCCCCTCTACTTCTGCACCACACTGGGCTCTAGTCAGACCATGACCACCAAAATAATGAATTACGCCCAGCAGAAGACCAACTACCACTCCAG ATGTTCTCTGCTGCCCTTTCTGGAGCTGCTCTTGCAG ACCAACTGCGCCGGCTTCCTGACGAAAACCATCGGCGTGTCCCCTGCCAACCCGGGAGGCTCGGAGGTGAGCATGGATGTGACCTTCGAGCCCTGCCAGCTGGGTGAAGCCAGGgccacactgcagctctcctccctgcTTGGTGGGGAATACAGCATCCCCCTCTTGGGCCTGGCCCTCCCCCCAAGTC AGGGCCCCTCCCCCATCCAGGCTGATGACAGCACCTCCATCCCCTTCAAGAACATCTTCCTGCAGCCCATGGCCTTCCAGTACCGGGTGGAGCACCTGGCCTTCACCCTCAGGGCCCCCGAGAGCTTGCGCTCCAAGCagaccacctccctctccatctccttcGAGGGTGGCCTGacccctggcacagcccccgTCACCCGCAAGATGGTGGTGTcctgcactggggcagggggtgtctcCTGGGTCTACTACCTCCGGGGCCTTCCCCCTCACAGGTGA